One window of Mesorhizobium loti R88b genomic DNA carries:
- a CDS encoding acyltransferase family protein has product MKNPMRMPWVDTAKGLSIILVVMMYSAYNTGEYTGGVGFLHYVIGFATPFRMPEFFLISGLFLSQVIDRPWRRYIDRRVVHYLYFYVLWAIISIGLKIGIFSRDPGGMLHDLAMAVVQPYGVLWFIYMLAVFGLVAKLLRQFRVPAWIVIAPAAALQMWAPHPDSYALEQFAAYFVFFYLGFVLAPLIFRLVEWTQPRPAVAVAGLALWAVVNGLLVYSPGYAMHPVGMQMGLAAWPPLHLTLAVAGAVALCVLGGFLSQFAAMEWLRWLGEHSLVVYVAFTIPMSLFRGAALASGLLTDTGLLSLAVLLVSIMSPVVLYLIIQRVGFGMFLFERPVWAHVDNSAPQPAPKSALPATAAQSSRT; this is encoded by the coding sequence ATGAAAAACCCGATGCGCATGCCGTGGGTGGACACGGCCAAAGGTCTCTCGATCATCCTCGTGGTCATGATGTACTCGGCCTACAACACCGGCGAGTACACGGGCGGGGTGGGCTTTCTCCACTATGTCATCGGCTTCGCGACACCGTTCCGCATGCCGGAATTCTTCCTGATCTCGGGCCTGTTCCTGTCGCAGGTGATCGACCGGCCGTGGCGGCGCTATATCGACCGGCGCGTCGTCCACTATCTCTATTTCTACGTGCTGTGGGCGATCATCTCGATCGGGCTGAAGATCGGCATCTTCAGCCGGGATCCCGGCGGCATGCTGCACGATCTCGCAATGGCCGTCGTCCAGCCCTATGGCGTGCTGTGGTTCATCTACATGCTGGCGGTGTTCGGCCTTGTCGCCAAGCTTTTGCGGCAGTTCCGCGTGCCCGCCTGGATCGTCATTGCGCCAGCCGCCGCGCTGCAGATGTGGGCGCCGCATCCCGACAGCTACGCGCTTGAACAATTCGCGGCCTATTTCGTGTTCTTCTATCTCGGCTTCGTGCTGGCGCCGCTGATTTTCCGGCTGGTCGAATGGACGCAACCCCGCCCGGCGGTGGCCGTCGCTGGTCTGGCTCTGTGGGCTGTCGTCAACGGCCTGCTCGTCTATTCGCCGGGTTATGCCATGCACCCGGTCGGCATGCAGATGGGCCTGGCGGCCTGGCCGCCGCTGCATCTCACCTTGGCCGTCGCAGGCGCGGTGGCGCTGTGCGTGCTTGGCGGCTTCCTGTCGCAATTCGCCGCGATGGAATGGCTGCGCTGGCTCGGCGAACATTCGCTGGTCGTCTATGTCGCCTTCACCATCCCGATGTCGCTGTTTCGTGGTGCAGCACTTGCAAGCGGCCTGCTGACCGACACCGGCTTGCTCAGCCTGGCGGTGCTGCTCGTCTCGATCATGAGCCCTGTCGTGCTCTACCTCATCATCCAACGCGTGGGCTTCGGCATGTTCCTGTTCGAACGGCCGGTCTGGGCGCATGTCGACAACAGCGCGCCGCAACCAGCGCCGAAATCGGCGCTGCCTGCCACTGCCGCTCAATCCAGCCGGACATAG
- a CDS encoding glycoside hydrolase family 127 protein, producing the protein MTASPKTGNPKLAFRPLPVPQVDVHGFWGDRADAVAARTADILYERCVEARMLEQIDPDRPSPGVVIPFHSPSPDEANRQGAEFTGSTVTTQMFWDSDLGKTIETAAYSLYRRKNPELEKKIDAVIDMYGKLQQEDGYLSSWYQRIQPGKRWTNLRDCHELYCAGHLIEGAVAYYQATGKRKLLDIMCRYADHIASVLGPEPGKKKGYCGHEEIELALVKLARVTGVTKYMELAKYFIDQRGQQPHFFDEEARARGADPKAYHFKTYEYNQSHRPVREQDKVVGHAVRAMYLYSGMADIATEYGDDTLRVALDRLWDDLTTKNLYITGGLGPSAHNEGFTSDYDLPNESAYAETCAAVGLVFWASRMLGMGPNARYADMMERALYNGSISGLSLDGSLFFYENPLESRGRHNRWKWHRCPCCPPNVGRMVASIGSYFYSLADDALAVHLYGDSTARFDIGGVAVSLTQASRYPWEGAVEITVEPQAPVDFTLHLRVPGWSSGAKLEINGEAIDLDDVTSDGYAAIRRVWQKGDRVRLDLEMPIERLYANPEVRQDAGRVALSRGPLIYCVEASDNDSRLHRLTLPRTAGIEAHEAPGLLGGVVTLSATAWADAGDGWQDGLYRREPPASVETRLTAIPYFAWDNREPGEMLVWLRDG; encoded by the coding sequence ATGACCGCATCGCCCAAAACCGGAAACCCAAAGCTCGCCTTCCGGCCGCTGCCGGTGCCGCAGGTCGACGTGCACGGCTTCTGGGGCGACCGCGCCGACGCGGTCGCCGCTCGCACCGCCGACATCCTCTATGAGCGCTGCGTCGAGGCACGCATGCTGGAGCAGATCGATCCCGACCGCCCCTCGCCCGGTGTCGTCATTCCCTTCCACTCGCCCTCGCCCGATGAAGCCAACCGCCAAGGCGCCGAATTCACCGGCTCGACGGTGACGACGCAGATGTTCTGGGATTCCGATCTCGGCAAGACGATCGAGACCGCGGCCTATTCGCTCTACCGGCGCAAGAACCCCGAGTTGGAGAAGAAGATCGACGCCGTCATCGACATGTACGGCAAACTGCAGCAGGAGGACGGCTATCTCTCCAGCTGGTACCAGCGCATCCAGCCGGGCAAGCGCTGGACCAATCTGCGCGACTGCCACGAGCTCTATTGCGCCGGCCACCTGATCGAAGGGGCGGTCGCCTACTATCAGGCGACGGGCAAGCGCAAGCTGCTCGACATCATGTGCCGCTATGCCGACCACATCGCCTCGGTGCTGGGGCCCGAGCCCGGCAAGAAGAAGGGCTATTGCGGCCATGAGGAGATCGAGCTGGCGCTGGTCAAGCTGGCGCGCGTGACCGGCGTGACGAAATACATGGAGTTGGCGAAGTACTTCATCGACCAGCGCGGCCAACAACCGCATTTCTTCGACGAGGAAGCACGCGCCCGTGGCGCCGATCCCAAGGCCTATCATTTCAAGACTTACGAATACAATCAGTCGCACAGACCGGTGCGCGAGCAGGACAAGGTCGTCGGCCATGCGGTCAGGGCGATGTATCTCTATTCGGGCATGGCCGACATCGCCACCGAATATGGCGACGACACGCTGCGCGTGGCGCTCGACCGGCTGTGGGACGATCTCACAACCAAAAACCTCTACATCACCGGCGGGCTCGGGCCGTCGGCGCACAATGAGGGCTTCACCAGCGACTACGACTTGCCCAATGAGAGCGCCTATGCGGAGACTTGCGCCGCCGTCGGCCTGGTGTTCTGGGCGAGCCGCATGCTCGGCATGGGGCCGAACGCCCGCTATGCCGACATGATGGAGCGTGCGCTCTACAATGGCTCGATCTCCGGCCTGTCGCTCGACGGCTCGCTGTTCTTCTATGAAAACCCCTTGGAAAGCCGGGGCCGGCACAACAGATGGAAATGGCACCGCTGCCCTTGCTGCCCGCCCAATGTCGGGCGCATGGTCGCCTCGATCGGCAGCTATTTCTACAGCCTGGCGGACGATGCGCTCGCCGTCCACCTCTACGGCGACTCCACCGCCCGCTTCGACATTGGCGGCGTTGCGGTCAGCCTCACCCAGGCGAGCCGCTATCCCTGGGAAGGCGCCGTCGAGATCACGGTCGAACCGCAGGCGCCGGTGGACTTCACGCTGCATCTGCGCGTGCCGGGCTGGAGTTCCGGTGCCAAGCTGGAAATCAACGGTGAAGCGATCGACCTCGACGACGTGACCAGCGACGGCTATGCCGCGATCCGGCGCGTCTGGCAAAAGGGCGATCGCGTCCGGCTCGACCTCGAAATGCCGATCGAGCGGCTCTACGCCAATCCAGAGGTCAGGCAGGATGCCGGCCGCGTCGCGCTGTCGCGCGGGCCGCTGATCTATTGCGTCGAGGCATCGGACAATGACAGCCGGCTGCATCGCCTGACACTGCCGCGTACGGCAGGCATAGAAGCGCATGAGGCGCCCGGACTGCTGGGCGGCGTGGTGACGCTTTCAGCCACGGCATGGGCCGATGCCGGCGACGGCTGGCAGGACGGGCTCTATCGGCGTGAGCCACCGGCCAGCGTCGAGACGCGCCTGACCGCCATCCCCTATTTCGCCTGGGACAATCGCGAGCCCGGCGAGATGCTGGTGTGGCTGCGCGACGGCTGA
- a CDS encoding carbohydrate ABC transporter permease yields the protein MAQAISARGKLAARLARHSTGIIASILFVAPIVWTVLSAFKPAAEARLPPLPPWPTTGFSLENYATLNSFGDGLWASAQNSIYVSVMTVILSVIVSVLAGYGFSRFRFPFKDLFFVLILSTIMIPFQSILTPIFLVLTKLGLHNTLTGLVGVYVTLQLPFSIFMMRNAFDAVPREIEEAARMDGANNVTMLLKVMLPLVWPGVVTIALFAFLGAWNEFLAALVLMTDQSKFTLPVMMTALQSGRFGAIDWGAVQAGVTVMMVPCLILFLALQRFYIRGLMAGAVK from the coding sequence ATGGCGCAGGCGATATCAGCCAGAGGCAAGCTCGCCGCCCGCCTCGCCAGGCACTCCACCGGCATCATCGCCTCGATATTGTTCGTGGCGCCGATCGTGTGGACGGTGCTGTCGGCCTTCAAGCCGGCGGCCGAAGCGCGCCTGCCGCCGCTGCCGCCATGGCCGACCACGGGGTTCTCGCTCGAAAACTATGCCACGCTCAACTCCTTCGGCGACGGGCTGTGGGCCTCGGCGCAAAACAGCATCTATGTCTCGGTGATGACCGTCATCCTGTCGGTCATCGTCAGCGTGCTGGCCGGCTATGGCTTCTCGCGGTTCCGGTTTCCGTTCAAGGACCTGTTCTTCGTCCTCATCCTGTCGACGATCATGATCCCGTTCCAGTCGATCCTGACGCCGATCTTCCTGGTGCTGACCAAGCTTGGCCTGCACAACACGCTGACCGGCCTGGTCGGCGTCTATGTGACGCTGCAATTGCCGTTCTCGATCTTCATGATGCGTAACGCCTTCGACGCGGTGCCGCGCGAGATCGAGGAAGCCGCCCGCATGGACGGCGCCAACAACGTCACCATGCTTTTGAAGGTGATGCTGCCGCTGGTCTGGCCGGGCGTCGTCACCATCGCGCTGTTTGCGTTCCTCGGCGCCTGGAACGAATTCCTCGCTGCCCTGGTGCTGATGACCGACCAATCCAAATTCACGCTGCCGGTGATGATGACAGCACTTCAGTCGGGCCGCTTCGGCGCCATCGACTGGGGCGCCGTGCAGGCGGGTGTCACCGTGATGATGGTGCCCTGCCTGATCCTGTTCCTCGCTTTGCAGCGCTTCTACATCCGCGGCCTGATGGCCGGGGCCGTCAAATAA
- a CDS encoding carbohydrate ABC transporter permease, translating to MTTIATTTAPPRAKKLVGAGRRQWIGLLYVAPAVALVMVFFVIPLGMTAWMSLHNWPLMGDHFYIGFDNYVAILRDTRFWNALKFTGYYTVIVTIAIFAVAFPLAIFIEKPRPLANLYRTFFFMPAVVGFASASLLWSWLLNVDSGLFSPAAYELGLIDKKFNLLATFQPAFWSIIAMVVWKVAGFTMIILMTGLQSIPQDLQEAAVIDGAGPFARFRAITLPLMRRTLALALILSVAGSILAFDQFYIILRGGPRNQTLTAVYWIFNQSFVSFKLGYGAALSMVLLVILVALSLVQLWLLRKPEGLD from the coding sequence ATGACCACCATCGCAACCACCACCGCCCCGCCTCGCGCCAAAAAACTCGTCGGCGCCGGGCGGCGGCAGTGGATCGGCCTGCTCTACGTCGCGCCAGCCGTCGCGCTGGTGATGGTGTTCTTCGTCATCCCGCTCGGCATGACGGCGTGGATGTCGCTGCACAACTGGCCGCTGATGGGCGATCACTTCTATATCGGCTTCGACAATTACGTCGCCATCCTGCGCGACACCAGGTTCTGGAACGCGCTCAAATTCACCGGCTACTACACGGTGATCGTCACCATCGCGATCTTCGCCGTCGCCTTTCCCCTGGCGATCTTCATCGAAAAACCGCGTCCGCTGGCCAACCTTTACCGCACCTTCTTCTTCATGCCGGCGGTGGTCGGCTTCGCATCGGCGAGCCTGCTCTGGTCGTGGCTGTTGAATGTCGATTCCGGCCTGTTCAGCCCAGCCGCCTACGAGCTTGGCCTGATTGACAAGAAGTTCAACCTTCTGGCGACCTTCCAGCCGGCCTTCTGGTCGATCATCGCCATGGTGGTGTGGAAGGTCGCCGGCTTCACCATGATCATCCTGATGACCGGCCTGCAATCGATCCCGCAAGATTTGCAGGAGGCCGCCGTCATCGACGGCGCCGGGCCGTTCGCCAGGTTCAGGGCAATCACTTTGCCGCTGATGCGCCGCACGCTGGCGCTGGCGCTGATCCTGTCGGTCGCCGGCTCGATCCTCGCCTTCGACCAGTTCTACATCATCCTGCGCGGCGGCCCGCGCAACCAGACGCTGACGGCGGTCTACTGGATCTTCAACCAATCCTTCGTCTCGTTCAAGCTCGGCTATGGCGCGGCACTCTCGATGGTGCTGCTTGTCATCCTGGTGGCGCTCAGTCTCGTCCAGCTCTGGCTGCTGCGCAAGCCGGAGGGCCTCGACTGA
- a CDS encoding ABC transporter substrate-binding protein, producing the protein MRNLIAKLAPKLALTAAVLGSGLGAAAADTANIWVRADGSNFMPKIVDAYNKVHKDQIKLDIIPNAEIIPKYGAAAAGGTAPDALSLDLIYTPSFAASGQLEDITDWAKSLPYFASLSPAHVKTGTYKDHIYGLPFSADASVLIWNKKLFKQAGLDPEKGPTNWAEIAADAEKVNALGGNIKGFYFSGNCGGCNIFTFTPLIWASGGDILSADGSKATLDSPQLRGAIDLYRSMVKKDLVPAGAQTDTGANFFAAFAAGNIGISPSGAFAIGALNTQYPNVDYGVTFLPGKDGGWSSFAGGDNFVVTKGTKKLAVVKEFLDFAYSLEGQTILAKYGSLPVRGDIAKDALKDLDPRYQIAAEAMAKGKTPYSVVFNDLINSANGPWTQMINEVFFGDDVDGAIANAQETMQSIIDQAPQK; encoded by the coding sequence ATGAGGAACCTGATTGCCAAACTGGCCCCCAAACTGGCCCTGACCGCTGCCGTGCTGGGCAGCGGTCTCGGCGCTGCCGCCGCCGACACCGCCAACATCTGGGTGCGCGCCGACGGCTCGAACTTCATGCCGAAGATCGTCGACGCCTACAACAAGGTGCACAAGGACCAGATCAAGCTCGACATCATCCCCAATGCCGAGATCATCCCGAAATATGGCGCCGCCGCAGCCGGCGGCACGGCGCCCGACGCGCTGTCGCTCGACCTGATCTACACGCCGTCCTTCGCCGCCTCCGGCCAGTTGGAGGACATCACCGACTGGGCCAAGTCCCTGCCCTATTTCGCCAGCCTGTCGCCGGCGCATGTGAAGACCGGCACCTACAAGGACCACATTTACGGCCTGCCCTTCTCGGCCGACGCCTCGGTGCTGATCTGGAACAAGAAGCTGTTCAAGCAGGCCGGCCTCGACCCTGAAAAAGGCCCCACCAACTGGGCCGAGATCGCCGCCGACGCCGAAAAGGTCAACGCGCTCGGCGGCAACATCAAGGGCTTCTACTTCTCCGGCAATTGCGGCGGCTGCAACATCTTCACCTTCACGCCGCTGATCTGGGCCTCGGGCGGCGATATCCTGAGCGCGGACGGCTCGAAGGCGACGCTGGACAGCCCGCAACTGCGCGGCGCCATCGATCTCTACCGCTCGATGGTCAAGAAGGATCTGGTGCCGGCAGGCGCGCAAACCGACACCGGCGCCAACTTCTTCGCCGCGTTTGCCGCCGGCAACATCGGCATCTCGCCATCCGGCGCCTTCGCCATCGGTGCGCTCAACACCCAGTATCCCAATGTCGACTATGGCGTCACTTTCCTGCCGGGCAAGGATGGCGGCTGGTCGTCCTTTGCCGGCGGCGACAATTTCGTCGTCACCAAGGGCACCAAGAAGCTCGCCGTGGTGAAGGAATTTCTCGATTTCGCCTATTCGCTCGAAGGCCAGACGATCCTCGCCAAATATGGCAGCCTGCCGGTGCGCGGCGACATCGCCAAGGACGCGCTGAAGGACCTCGACCCGCGCTACCAGATCGCCGCCGAGGCCATGGCCAAGGGCAAGACGCCCTATTCGGTGGTGTTCAACGATCTGATCAACTCCGCCAACGGTCCGTGGACGCAGATGATCAACGAGGTCTTCTTCGGCGACGATGTCGATGGCGCCATCGCCAACGCGCAGGAGACCATGCAGTCGATCATCGACCAGGCGCCGCAGAAATAG
- a CDS encoding LacI family DNA-binding transcriptional regulator: MASDDQPVSVFPKPVTLRDVAAQAGVSVATASKALNDQGRMTAETRERIRETARSLGFRPNSLAQSLLRRRSFTVGLLTNDTYGRFSLPLMSGISDALVDNGVSVFLCNVEEDPRLGQLHVEAMLDKRVDGIIATGKRIDRHLPVDLANLRIPVIYAFTQPDPDAVAFVSDDAGGARLAVEHFCRLGRRRIAHVSGPASFAVVHARAQAYRDVLAENGLPVTEPLLGSWSEAWGHEAVTILFDGKSERPDAVFCGNDQIARGVIDALRERGLSVPSDVGVIGFDNWEIVAEATRPPLTSVDMNLVALGREAGLTLLSLVGGQPAAPGIRKLPCRLVVRHSCGHPLDG; this comes from the coding sequence ATGGCATCGGACGATCAGCCTGTTTCGGTTTTCCCCAAGCCCGTCACCTTGCGTGACGTGGCGGCGCAGGCCGGCGTCAGCGTCGCCACCGCCTCGAAGGCGCTCAACGACCAGGGGCGCATGACCGCCGAGACCCGCGAGCGCATCCGCGAGACGGCGCGCAGCCTGGGCTTCCGGCCGAACAGCCTGGCGCAGAGCCTGCTCAGGCGCCGCTCCTTCACCGTAGGCCTGCTCACCAACGACACCTATGGCCGCTTCTCGCTGCCGCTGATGTCGGGCATTTCAGACGCGCTGGTCGACAATGGCGTCTCGGTGTTCCTGTGCAATGTCGAGGAGGATCCGCGCCTCGGCCAGTTGCATGTCGAGGCCATGCTCGACAAGCGCGTCGACGGCATCATCGCCACGGGAAAACGCATCGACCGCCATCTGCCGGTCGATCTCGCCAATCTGCGCATCCCAGTGATCTATGCCTTCACCCAGCCCGATCCCGACGCCGTCGCCTTCGTCTCCGACGATGCCGGCGGCGCGCGGCTGGCGGTCGAGCATTTCTGCCGGCTTGGCCGGCGGCGCATCGCCCATGTCAGCGGACCGGCGAGCTTTGCCGTGGTGCATGCCCGCGCCCAGGCCTATCGCGACGTGCTCGCCGAAAACGGCCTGCCGGTCACCGAACCGCTGCTCGGCTCCTGGTCGGAAGCCTGGGGCCATGAGGCGGTGACGATCCTTTTCGACGGCAAAAGCGAAAGGCCGGACGCCGTCTTCTGCGGCAACGACCAGATCGCGCGCGGCGTCATCGATGCGTTGCGCGAACGGGGCTTGAGCGTGCCTAGCGATGTCGGCGTCATCGGCTTCGACAATTGGGAGATTGTCGCCGAAGCGACGCGCCCGCCGCTGACTTCGGTCGACATGAACCTGGTCGCCCTCGGGCGCGAGGCAGGCCTGACCCTGCTTTCACTGGTCGGTGGCCAGCCCGCCGCGCCGGGCATTCGAAAACTGCCGTGCCGGCTGGTGGTGCGGCATTCCTGCGGCCATCCGCTGGATGGCTGA
- a CDS encoding LysR family transcriptional regulator — translation MHDIDWNDLRYVLALKRDGSFAAAGRRLGLDPTTVARRLRAIERTLGARLFERAEAGEMRPTQAGEIAADRAEAVEAEIGGLTLAVKGADSEISGTVRVTAVPILINRVLIPAVADLVVRHPGLRLELVADPHDVSLTRREADIALRLARPGPETGSRIIARRIGTLAYAAYAASHLSAPDLPRQITDLPWLTYEDGMASLPQPRWIAGVARKEGYAQLVVNDAEPLLQAILAGLGRSLLPCIVADRIAGLARMPEDAHPFPARELWLLTHPDLRHLARIAAVTAWIEATIQRLEGV, via the coding sequence ATGCACGACATTGACTGGAATGACCTGCGCTATGTCCTGGCACTGAAGCGCGACGGCTCCTTCGCCGCGGCCGGCCGCCGGCTCGGCCTTGATCCAACGACGGTGGCACGGCGCCTGCGGGCGATCGAACGCACGCTCGGCGCGCGGCTGTTCGAGCGCGCTGAGGCGGGCGAGATGCGACCGACGCAGGCCGGCGAGATCGCGGCAGACCGTGCGGAAGCCGTGGAGGCCGAGATCGGTGGCCTGACGCTCGCGGTCAAGGGCGCCGACAGCGAGATCAGCGGCACCGTGCGGGTCACCGCCGTGCCCATCCTCATCAACCGGGTGCTGATCCCCGCTGTGGCCGATCTTGTCGTGCGCCATCCAGGATTGCGGCTGGAACTGGTAGCCGACCCCCATGATGTAAGCCTGACCCGCCGCGAGGCGGACATCGCGCTGCGGCTCGCTCGGCCCGGACCCGAAACCGGCAGCCGGATCATCGCCCGGCGCATCGGCACGCTCGCCTATGCCGCCTATGCCGCCAGCCACCTGTCGGCGCCCGACTTGCCCCGGCAGATCACGGATCTGCCCTGGCTGACCTATGAGGACGGCATGGCGTCTCTGCCGCAGCCGCGCTGGATTGCCGGCGTCGCCCGCAAGGAGGGTTATGCCCAACTCGTCGTCAACGATGCCGAACCGCTGCTGCAGGCGATCCTCGCAGGCCTTGGCCGCTCGCTGCTGCCCTGCATTGTTGCCGACCGTATCGCGGGACTTGCGCGCATGCCGGAGGACGCCCATCCATTCCCCGCGCGCGAATTGTGGCTGCTGACGCATCCCGATCTTCGCCACCTCGCTCGCATCGCTGCGGTCACCGCATGGATCGAAGCGACGATCCAACGCCTCGAGGGCGTCTAG
- a CDS encoding sulfite exporter TauE/SafE family protein, producing MSMADLSIAGHSGGAVLFLLAAAFIAGFARGFSGFGAALIFMPLASAVIGPQSSAPLLLIIDAVAALGLLPRGWLLADRPSVGTMTLGALVGVPLGTYALARMDPLTLRWSIVLLVVLLLGLLMSGWRYHGRPATPLTIGVGGLAGFFSGAAQVGGPPVVAYWLGGGGNGVVVRANIVLYFAISSALTGASYLAGGLITRPVLVLALATGPFYGFGLYLGSLVFGQTSERGYRWACYGLIAMASIVSLPVLDPILGR from the coding sequence ATGAGCATGGCCGATCTGTCGATCGCCGGTCATTCCGGCGGCGCGGTGCTGTTCCTGCTGGCTGCCGCCTTCATCGCCGGCTTCGCCCGCGGCTTTTCCGGTTTCGGCGCGGCGCTGATCTTCATGCCGCTGGCAAGCGCGGTTATCGGGCCGCAATCGTCAGCGCCGCTGCTGCTGATCATCGATGCGGTCGCCGCGCTCGGACTGCTGCCGCGTGGCTGGCTGCTGGCGGACCGGCCCAGCGTCGGCACGATGACGCTGGGCGCGCTGGTCGGCGTGCCGCTCGGCACCTATGCGCTGGCGCGGATGGATCCATTGACGCTGCGCTGGAGTATCGTGCTGTTGGTGGTGCTGCTGCTCGGCCTTTTGATGTCGGGCTGGCGTTACCATGGTCGTCCCGCCACGCCGCTGACGATCGGCGTCGGTGGGCTTGCCGGCTTCTTCTCCGGCGCCGCCCAGGTCGGCGGCCCGCCGGTGGTGGCCTATTGGCTTGGCGGGGGTGGCAATGGCGTGGTGGTGCGCGCCAACATCGTCCTCTATTTCGCCATATCGAGTGCGCTGACCGGGGCAAGCTATCTGGCGGGAGGATTGATCACCCGACCGGTTCTTGTCCTGGCGCTGGCGACGGGCCCGTTCTACGGGTTTGGCCTCTATCTCGGCTCGCTTGTGTTTGGCCAGACAAGTGAGCGCGGTTATCGCTGGGCCTGCTATGGCCTCATTGCCATGGCGTCGATCGTCAGCCTTCCCGTGCTGGATCCGATCCTGGGTCGGTGA
- a CDS encoding DUF6500 family protein: MRASLRRKILDVCDRKISEKGPTVGVSFYAFFANRNDDPELLMEAAEWWIRTHRLDHFEKAAKIRTMIEGMELG; encoded by the coding sequence GTGAGAGCGAGCCTGAGGCGAAAGATACTGGACGTCTGCGACCGCAAGATCTCCGAGAAGGGCCCCACCGTCGGCGTGTCGTTCTACGCGTTTTTCGCCAACAGAAACGACGACCCCGAACTGCTGATGGAAGCAGCGGAATGGTGGATCAGAACCCACCGCCTCGATCATTTCGAAAAGGCCGCGAAGATACGCACGATGATCGAGGGCATGGAACTCGGCTGA
- a CDS encoding DUF1488 domain-containing protein has translation MSLTFPNRSRSYDEAGKRIRFVGHDGMFQISFSVAADAMTRMQPATAANEAGYLATFDTQSGAIRDVASRAYDRTRKSMYVLTAADFG, from the coding sequence ATGAGCCTGACCTTCCCCAACCGCAGCCGCAGCTATGACGAAGCCGGCAAGCGCATCCGGTTCGTCGGCCATGACGGCATGTTCCAGATTTCCTTCTCGGTTGCCGCCGATGCGATGACCAGGATGCAGCCCGCGACCGCCGCCAATGAGGCAGGCTACCTCGCCACATTCGACACGCAGAGCGGTGCCATCCGCGACGTGGCGTCCAGGGCCTATGACCGCACCCGCAAGAGTATGTATGTGCTGACGGCAGCCGACTTCGGCTGA
- a CDS encoding co-chaperone GroES, whose translation MKFRPLHDRVVIRRAEGDTKSKGGIIIPDNAKEKPQEGEVIAVGPGARDENGALVPLDVKAGDFILFGKWSGTEVKIDGEDLLIMKEADIMGVVDKSETAATEKTGAAKTVAAKKAA comes from the coding sequence ATGAAGTTTCGGCCACTCCACGACCGCGTCGTCATCCGGCGCGCCGAAGGCGACACCAAATCCAAGGGCGGCATCATCATTCCCGACAATGCCAAGGAAAAGCCGCAGGAAGGCGAAGTCATCGCTGTCGGCCCTGGCGCACGCGACGAAAACGGCGCGCTTGTTCCGCTCGACGTCAAGGCAGGCGACTTCATCCTGTTCGGCAAATGGTCGGGCACCGAGGTCAAGATCGACGGCGAGGACCTTCTGATCATGAAGGAAGCCGACATTATGGGCGTCGTCGACAAGAGCGAGACGGCCGCCACCGAGAAAACCGGTGCCGCCAAGACCGTAGCTGCCAAGAAGGCCGCCTGA